The Clostridia bacterium genome segment ACTTTGTTCACTCATATTATCAATTTTAATTTCATGTAAAGATCCATATTGAAGACAATAATCTAAAACCAATCCCGGGGTATTAGTGTGAATATGAATCTTTCCAGTAGAGCTGCTCCCCACCACTAACAGGCAATCCCCTTTATCAGTTAAATAAGACCTTATTTTTTCCAGAGGCAAGGCCAGCGTATTTTTCTTTAAAATAAATTCCGTACAATATTGATATTCCAAAACTTGTTTTTCCGTATAAGTATTTTCCTGAATCACTTTTTTACGAGGCACAACTTCAACTAAAGGCATTTCCTGTAAATTATTATCCCAAACAGAAAGCATACCTTCCAAAATATAAACAAGCCCCTGACCACCAGCATCAACTACACCAGCTTGTTGTAAAACTGGCAGCATTTCCGGGGTTTTTTGCAGTGTTTCACGAGCACCTTGATAGGCTCCCCGAAAAACCGAAAATAAAGTAGGAGTTGCTTCCAGCAATTCCTTCTGTGCCCCCTCAAAAGCACCCCGGGAAACTGTCAGAATTGTACCTTCCACAGGCTGCATAACAGCTTGATAAGCCATTTCCATAGCTTTACCTAGTGCTGTACAAAAATCATCTGGACCAATAGTCATTTTAGCAGCTACACTCTGAGCAAAACCAGCTAACAATTGTGATAAAATCACTCCGGAATTTCCCCTAGCACCCATTAAAGCCCCGTGAGCCATTAATTTAGCCACAGCACCAATTTCCGCCACCTGATTATTAGTAATAGCATCTACTGCTGAATTCATTGTTAAACTCATATTTGTACCTGTATCACCATCAGGTACTGGAAAGACATTTAAATCATTAACAATTTGCTTGCGTTCTTCCAAATAAAGACTAGCCGCTATTAATAGTTTTGACCAAAGCAAACCATCAATTTTCTCCAATTTCACAACATGGCCTCCTTACCCCATTTCTACCACAACGTTTTTAACCTTCTTTATTTAATATTTAAGCCTTTTTAAAGATAAAATAACACTAAAACAAAGCAGGTGCAAATTATGGTGGAGATTGATGACGCCGGAAGCGGTAGCTTAATTGGGGGAACGGGAATAGGCATTTTAAAAAAAGACACCCAAGAATATTTTTTTGATTTAATCCCCCTTAACTATTTTCAGCCACCTCATTTTAATAAAAAAACTTATCAGGATTATGTCATCAACATTATTCAACATGGTTTTCAAAAACTAAATATCGATTCACAAACAAATATTTATCTCTGCCCCAGTTATATTTTTGATCGATTACGCCAATGGCTCTCCAAACATGGTTATCGCTGGAAAAACAAAAAAATTGTCGGACCTTTACAACATCAGGTAGAAGCTTCATTTACTCAATATGTTATCAAACTCGGGCTGCCCACAAACTTCATCAAACATGCCCGTTATGCTTTCAGTTTTCATCGGCTTTTTAAATGGGTCATGGCTGATTTTAAAACTAGAGCCTTACTCTGCAAAACCGGTTGGCCTAGTTGGCAAAAATGGTCAACAACCATTCCAAATTTTTATTCCGGTAAAGCAACTAAAAAGGGATTTTGTCTTAAATGTGGAAAATTAATTTATCCAAATGATCCTGTCTGTTTCATGGAATATCATACCAATAAATTGTGGACTTTAGGATTACATCCAGACTGTGTATACAAAAAAGATGCTTAAATTTAATTTCGACACAGAAGGGCTAATTCCTACTATTTTTTAGATTTAATCCACCTTTTGCAATTCCCTTTGTATTTCCGCGAGTTGAGCCAATAAACGCTGCATTAATTTAGGTTCACAACCCTGTGCTTGTGAACGTAAAAGAATGTTTTCCGCGATAAGTGTAAAAGCATCCTGAAGACAAGGCTCCAGGGCGGTAGTAACAGGTAAAGGAAAGGGATAATCCCTTTTTTCAGCGACAACCGCCGCTGTAGCAGGATCATAAATCATACCATATTCAGCAATTTGTGCTTTAACCCCCAATTCCCTATCAATTACCCTTTGTAAAGTTTTCAAAGCATTACTCTCACCATGAACCAAAACTATTTGCCGAGGTATTGTTTGAAAACCCTTTAACCATTCCAATAAACCAGATTGGTCAGCATGTGCTGAAAAATCATCTATTCTTTCTACATTAGCCTTTACAGCAATTTGCTCACCATGAATTCTCACTTTTTTTTGACCATCCAAAATTCTTCTCCCTAAAGTTCCTTGTGCCTGATAACCGACAAACAAAACTGTGGATTCCGGCCGCCATAAATTATGTTTTAAATGGTGTTTAATTCTTCCCGCATCTGCCATACCACTAGCAGAAATAATAATAGCCCCACCCCTTACCTTATTTAAAGCTATAGATTGCTCTGTAGAAAGTACATAATGAATATCTTCACCAGTAAAAAGTGCCTCAGCCCCTTTACCTTTAATTCTAAGAGTAGCTTCCTGATCAAAAAACTCAGGATTTTGAATAAAGACTTTAGTTGCTTCCACAGCCATAGGACTATCAATATAAATATCTACCGGCGGAATTAACTTTTTACCCTTCATTATCTTTAAACAATAGACTAAATCTTGTGTCCTTTCCACAGCAAAACTAGGAATAACTAAATTACCACCTTTAGCCATGGTTTCTTTAACAACACGCACCAAAGCCGCCAAGCGATCTTCTGTTTCCAAATGATAACGATCACCATAAGTAGATTCCATAACTACTAAATCAGCCTGTTTGATTTTCGTGGGATCCTCCACTATAGCTGTATCAGTATTACCAATATCTCCGGTAAAAACAATTCTTTTTTCTGTACCCTCTTTTTCTAAAGTAATTTCAATCATGGCTGAACCTAAAATATGACCAGCATCATAAAATTTAACTCTGATACCCGGTGCAGCGATAAAAGGTGTTTCATAAGGGAAGCTTTTAAAAAGACCTAAACAATTTTGTGCATCCTCGGCTGTATAGATAGGCTCCAATAATGGTCTCCCACTTCTGGCCAACTTTCTATTTTTTCTTACTACTTCCATTTCTTGAATATAACCACTATCAGGCAAAACAACTTTACATAAGCCAATAGTGGCTTTAGTAGTATAAATAGGACCACGAAAACCATGTTTATATAATTTTGGTATTAGACCACAATGATCAATATGAGCATGAGTTAATAACACAAAATCTATTTCTGAAGGTGTAAACGGAAAGGGACCATAATTTAATTCTTTTAAAGACTTAGAACCTTGAAACAAACCACAATCTACCAGAAACTTCCTTTCCTTTGTAGTTACCAAAAAACATGAACCGGTCACTGTTTTTGCCGCACCACAAAATTGAATATTCATGTTATTTCACCTCCTTTATCCTGCATTTATTCTAACACAAAAAAAGTCTAAAAGAAGCAAAAATTTAAAACAGCCTCGGTTTTTAGACCGAGGCTGTCTACTTAATCAATTTCTGGCAAATTCTTTAAATTGTTGTCTATTTCTACTTGGGAAATTGCAATATCTTGTGTATTACCAGCTAAATAATTTTCATAAGCAGCTAAATCCAAATGTCCATGGCCACTCAAATTAAAGACAATACTAGCTGCTTTCCCCATCTCTTTTCCCTTCAAAGCCTCATCAATGACTGCTCTGATAGCATGTGATGATTCCGGGGCCGGCAAAATACCTTCAGTACGGGCAAAAAGCAGAGCTGCTTCAAAAATAGATTTTTGTTTAACCGCCCGAGCCTCTATTAATCCATCATTATAAAGTTGACTTAATAATGGTGAACCACCATGATAACGCAAGCCTCCGGCATGAATTCCCATAGGTGTAAAATTAGAACCTAAGGTATACATCTTCAATAAAGGAGTCAAACAAGCCACATCACCATAATCATAAGCAAAACGCCCCTGAGTAAAAGTGGGACATGCCGCCGGTTCCACAGCAATCAATCTAATATTCTTACCCTGTAATTTGTCTGGAATAAATGGAAAAGCAATTCCACTAAAATTGCTGCCTCCTCCACAACAACCAATTACCACATCTGGATAATCATCTACCATTTCCATTTGCAGTTTAACTTCTTGTCCAATAATTGATTGATGGAGGCAGACATGATTAAGCACACTGCCTAAAGAATACTTAGTATACTCATCTTGTAGGGCTTCCTCAATAGCCTCACTAATAGCGATGCCCAAAGAACCCGGTGTATCCGGTTCTTCACGTAAAACATTTCTACCAATTTCAGTTCTTTCACTAGGACTAGAATAACATTGAGCACCATATGTTTCCATAAAGATACGCCGATAAGGCTTTTGTAAAAAACTGACCTTAACCATATAAACAACACATTCTAAATCAAACATCTGACAGGCTAAAGCTAAGGCCGTACCCCATTGTCCAGCACCAGTCTCCGTAGTTAGACGACGTATTCCCTCCATTTTATTAAAATAAGCTTGGGGAATTGCACTATTTAACTTATGACTGCCAACTGGACTTACCCCCTCATATTTATAATAAATACGACAGGGTGTATCTAGAGCCTTTTCCAAGCGATGAGCCCTAAACAAAGGCGAAGGTCTCCATTGCCGATACATTTCCCTAACTTTCCGCGGAATCTCAATAAATCTTTCCTGAGAAACTTCCTGCTCAATTAAAGATAGCGGAAAAATAGGGGCCAAATCCTCCTTAGTCAGCGGTTGTTTTGTGCGAGGGTGCAACCCCGGGGCTACCGGATGCGGCATATCAGCCTGAACATTATACCAATATTTAGGTATCTTCTCCTCCGGTAAAATAATTTTGTACTCATCTCTACTCATCTTGACATTTCTCCTCTCATCTAAAATATGTATATTATTTTAACACATAATTAACGTATACAACAAGTCTTTTTAATAATTTCCAACGATTTTCCCCAATCTTTTCCCGGCTTTCATGTACATATACTAATTTTGGTTCCTCTCTTCCCCCATTTTGTAAGGCCACATGTTCATTTGCCTTTTCTCCGCTATGAGCATAAGGCATAAAAACAGCTTTCTCTATTAATTTGGCTTTCAATGAGGCATCCAGATTATCATGGGACATTATACCAAGTACCTCGTTGGACAAGTAGCAATATTTACCACTTTTCTTGTTTTGATAATATGTCCTTTTATATTTTACTTCCCCAAATATTGTGGCTAGGGTTTTAGGATCGTTTTTACTCTTAATAACCCAGTTTTGCTTTCTTACCTCACTTTCCCGATAAAGATAATCCATTGTTTCCAATGCTTCCGCTACTAGGCTAGCACCAGTTTCA includes the following:
- a CDS encoding DAK2 domain-containing protein; the protein is MKLEKIDGLLWSKLLIAASLYLEERKQIVNDLNVFPVPDGDTGTNMSLTMNSAVDAITNNQVAEIGAVAKLMAHGALMGARGNSGVILSQLLAGFAQSVAAKMTIGPDDFCTALGKAMEMAYQAVMQPVEGTILTVSRGAFEGAQKELLEATPTLFSVFRGAYQGARETLQKTPEMLPVLQQAGVVDAGGQGLVYILEGMLSVWDNNLQEMPLVEVVPRKKVIQENTYTEKQVLEYQYCTEFILKKNTLALPLEKIRSYLTDKGDCLLVVGSSSTGKIHIHTNTPGLVLDYCLQYGSLHEIKIDNMSEQSEVMSLREKPIKRLGIITVSSGQGLNDVFRSLGVDVVIEGGQTMNPSIEEFVNVVEQVLAEEVIILPNNSNIVLAARQAAEVAVKPVAIVETKTIPQGIAALMAFNPEYDLQTNQQKMNEAGQEIVTLEVTYAVRDAEYETHSIKKGQILGLAEGKLVFTGDEVIEVAIQLLERFLQPDHELVTVYYGADLAEKKAAQMVQILSEKYKQLDFELHYGGQPLYYYLISLE
- a CDS encoding MBL fold metallo-hydrolase gives rise to the protein MNIQFCGAAKTVTGSCFLVTTKERKFLVDCGLFQGSKSLKELNYGPFPFTPSEIDFVLLTHAHIDHCGLIPKLYKHGFRGPIYTTKATIGLCKVVLPDSGYIQEMEVVRKNRKLARSGRPLLEPIYTAEDAQNCLGLFKSFPYETPFIAAPGIRVKFYDAGHILGSAMIEITLEKEGTEKRIVFTGDIGNTDTAIVEDPTKIKQADLVVMESTYGDRYHLETEDRLAALVRVVKETMAKGGNLVIPSFAVERTQDLVYCLKIMKGKKLIPPVDIYIDSPMAVEATKVFIQNPEFFDQEATLRIKGKGAEALFTGEDIHYVLSTEQSIALNKVRGGAIIISASGMADAGRIKHHLKHNLWRPESTVLFVGYQAQGTLGRRILDGQKKVRIHGEQIAVKANVERIDDFSAHADQSGLLEWLKGFQTIPRQIVLVHGESNALKTLQRVIDRELGVKAQIAEYGMIYDPATAAVVAEKRDYPFPLPVTTALEPCLQDAFTLIAENILLRSQAQGCEPKLMQRLLAQLAEIQRELQKVD
- a CDS encoding TrpB-like pyridoxal phosphate-dependent enzyme, with the translated sequence MSRDEYKIILPEEKIPKYWYNVQADMPHPVAPGLHPRTKQPLTKEDLAPIFPLSLIEQEVSQERFIEIPRKVREMYRQWRPSPLFRAHRLEKALDTPCRIYYKYEGVSPVGSHKLNSAIPQAYFNKMEGIRRLTTETGAGQWGTALALACQMFDLECVVYMVKVSFLQKPYRRIFMETYGAQCYSSPSERTEIGRNVLREEPDTPGSLGIAISEAIEEALQDEYTKYSLGSVLNHVCLHQSIIGQEVKLQMEMVDDYPDVVIGCCGGGSNFSGIAFPFIPDKLQGKNIRLIAVEPAACPTFTQGRFAYDYGDVACLTPLLKMYTLGSNFTPMGIHAGGLRYHGGSPLLSQLYNDGLIEARAVKQKSIFEAALLFARTEGILPAPESSHAIRAVIDEALKGKEMGKAASIVFNLSGHGHLDLAAYENYLAGNTQDIAISQVEIDNNLKNLPEID